Genomic segment of Arachis hypogaea cultivar Tifrunner chromosome 11, arahy.Tifrunner.gnm2.J5K5, whole genome shotgun sequence:
TTAATGTagttattttgagattttattttttcatatattgagtatgcttttattttgattctctttattataCTATTAATTAATACTTTTTTTCCTAATCTTAAAAGCATTACacttaaaaagatatttatatattattaaagctAGAATGCGTATAATAATGCTTTAAAtcaattaatgataaaaatgtatTTGATTACATTATTAGGAAAAACATATTATCCTAATTTATTGCTAATTACACTAAATATAAATCATACTACAATCATACGTAATTATTtgctattaaattaaaaaattagattattatattattaattaataatttttttaatattaaaagtattaTAGTTAAATACATAAACTCCACTTAAAGGATAAATATATTAATCTCATGATTagtttatttttagataattatttgtgattttgtttATTGACCTATTGagtatgattttattttgatgctctttattttttcttaaccTACGCATGATATTTTAGAAGCGtataactattaaaaaaattatttttaataatattaaatatttttaaaatttattttatataaaatcgcAAATAAAATACTTTCACATTATCACTATAAATAAcgaaagaaaatagaataaagaataaaacaaatattAGTTGAATTTCTATAAATAGGATAAATTTTTGTAACTCATATAAGACATTAAaggtttaattaatatattattatttatttaattattatatattactaattttataactaaaatgtgtcacatCTCACATGTCactcttttattataattgaaatcaattttttttttcaaaattaatgagttattttctcctctttctctctttaatttctctctctatctctcttatatatcattatcaatggctaattacaaatttaacaatcaaaatatgCAATACGACATTctttaattacaattaaaattgaaattaaaatattaaaatttaaatttaaatataactatattatattactatttaataactaaaatatgtcACATGACACTGTTTTATTAAAGGTGTAATtaatgtattattatttatttatttagtatatattactaattttataaccaaaatgtgtcacatatcgccctctcattacaattgaaatcaaatttttttctctaaaattaatgagttcttttctcctctttctctctttaatttctctctctATCTTTGTTATTTCTCCACCtactctatctctcttatatatcattatcaatggcTAATTACAACTTTAACAATGAAAATATGcaatatgacattctttaattacaattaaaattgaaattgaaatattgaaattaaaattaaaatataactatattatattactatttAACAACTAAAATATGTCACACGATACTGTTTTATTAAAGGTGTAATtaatgtattattatttatttattatatactaataattttataacaaaaatgtGTCACATATCACTctctcattacaattgaaattaaatctttttctccaaaattaatgaattcttttctcctctttctctctttaatttctctctttATCTTTATTATTTCTCCACCtactctatctctcttatatatcattatcaatgactaattaaaaatttaacaatcaaaatatgcaatatgacattttttaattacaattaaaattaaaatattgaaattaaaattaaaatataactatattatattactatttaataactaaaatatgtcACATGACACCGTTTTATTAAAGGTGTAATtaatgtattattatttatttatttattatatattactaattttataaccaaaatgtgtcacatgtcactctctcattacgattgaaatcaaatctttttctccaaaattaataaggtcttttttcctctttctctctctatcttTATTATTTCTCCACCTACTCtatttcttttatatatcattattattgatttaatggctaattacaaatttaacaatcaaaatatgcaatatgacattttttaattataattaaaattaaaattgaaatattgaaattaaaattaaaatataactatattatattactatttaacaactaaaatatgttatatgacacTGTTTTATTAAAGGTATAATTAATGtattattgatttatttattatatattactaattttataaccaaaatatgtcacatatcaCTCTCTCATTACGATTGAAATctaatatttttttccaaaattaatgagttcttttcttctctttctctctttaatttctctctctATCTTTATTATTTCTCCACATactctatctcttttatatattagtattaatggctaattacaaatttaacaatcaaaatatgCAATATGACATTtcttaattacaattaaaattgaaatattaaaattaaaattaaaatataactatattatattactatttAACAACTAAAATATGTCACATGACACTGTTTTTTTAAAGGTGCAATtaatgtattattatttatttatttattatatattactaattttataacaaaaatatgtTATATGTCACTCTTTTATTAcgattaaaatcaaatatttttctccaaaattaatgattttttttctcctctttctctctttaatttctctctctATCTTTGTTATTTCTCCACTTACtatatctctcttatatatcattatcaatggcTCATTAcaaatttaacaatcaaaatatgCAATATAACATTCtctaattacaattaaaattaaaattaaaattaaaatattaaaattaaaataaaaatataactatattatattactgtttaacaactaaaatatgtcacatgacactgtttaattaaaattgagataaaatatttgttctaaaattaataatttttttctcattCCTCTTGTTTACCTctcttcccttcttatttctctctaaatttttcactttatatataattaaaatgtcgattatctattttttttaatataaaaagacTATGATTTTTTTAGTCgacaaaaatttttgttttatgacttttttttgctataatctataatataatatcagTATAAAATTGACatcattttaaaagatttatattcccCAAAACACTAATTTTATACTATTgtttgatatttatatatataataaatataaaattattttatataaatataaattaaatgcattctttaaataatttaaaaaaaaaagaaagaaaaagtgaacGAGATCTGTAACACAGTGACACATGAATCCGCGTGGAGGCACGTGTCCACAAGGGCAGCTGGTTTTTCAAATACAAAAACCCCTCAAACCCCTCCCTGTGTTCCTCACACacaccctctcttctcttctcttctcttctctctccctcTGTGTCTCCGATCTGATCTCTCAGAAATTTGAGAATGGCGTCGTCAGTGTTACCGACACCACTCCTGAAGGACGAACTTGACATCGTGATCCCAACCATCAGGAACCTGGACTTCCTTGAGATGTGGCGCCCGTTCTTCCAACCCTACCACCTCATCATCATCCAAGACGGTGATCCTTCTAAGAAGATCAACGTCCCTGAAGGTTTCGATTACGAGCTTTACAACCGCCTCGACATCAACCGCATCTTAGGCCCTAAGGCCTCCTGCATCTCCTTCAAGGACTCCGCTTGTCGCTGCTTCGGGTTCATGGTTTCAAAGAAGAAGTACATCTACACCATCGACGATGATTGCTTCGTAACTTCTCTATTCTCTTCTCAATTCTCTAGATCTGGAATATTTGGTCAACGATCTGTCAAGATACTTTGACTTTCGTTGAGATCTGTTTTTGACTAACGTGTGTTGTTGATTCAGGTTGCGAAGGATCCATCTGGGAAAGAAATCAATGCTCTGCAGCAGCACATTAAGAATCTTCTGAGTCCTTCAACACCATTCTTCTTCAACACTCTCTATGATCCGTATGCAGAAGGCGCTGATTTCGTTCGCGGATATCCCTTTAGCCTCCGGGAGGGTGCCCCCACGGCGGTGTCTCATGGCCTCTGGCTCAACATTCCTGATTACGACGCTCCAACTCAGCTTGTGAAGCCTATGGAAAGGAACACTAGGTATGTGGATGCAGTTTTGACAATTCCAAAGGGAACCCTGTTTCCCATGTGTGGTATGAATTTGGCATTCGATCGCGAGCTGATTGGTCCGGCAATGTACTTTGGTCTTATGGGTGATGGACAACCCATTGGACGCTACGACGATATGTGGGCTGGTTGGTGCACAAAGGTATACACTTATGATTCATTGATTGGCTTATTCTTTTTGTAGAATGTTAGAATCTAATGTATAGTTGTGATGTCAAATTTTGGGGTAATTAGTGTGTATGTTGATGATGCAGGTTATATGTGACCATTTGGGATTGGGGGTGAAGACAGGATTACCCTACATTTGGCACAGCAAAGCCAGCAACCCATTTGTGAACCTCAAGAAGGAGTACAAGGGGATCTTCTGGCAAGAAGATCTTATCCCGTTCTTCCAAGCTGTCTCTCTTCCGAAGGATTGCACCACTGTTCAGAAGTGCTACATTGAACTCTCCAAACAATTTAAGGAGAAGTTTGGAAAGGTTGATGATTACTTCAACAAGCTTGCAGATGGAATGGTCACATGGATTGAGGCTTGGGATGAACTTAACCCATCTGCTGCTGCTTTGCCCAATGGTCCTGCAAAGTAAAATGTATCACTCAGATTTGCTCAGTGTTATAGTTCTGAAGCCTTTTTGCCTAGGATTTCTGCGGCTTAGTTTAAGTTTTTAGGCAGGGCAGAGGATAATGATATGGCGATAGTTATTTTCATTTTACTATTTTCTTAGGGGACCAGAGTCTAGAACAATAAGCGATTTCAATTGTCATGCCCTTCTAATTTATTACATATAGAGATTCTACCGGTTGGGTTTTGTCTTATTATTTGAGTATGTTAGGTCTTTTAATTGATAGTGAGATTCTGGTCCTTGGAATTTCTTGTCACAGTTGATTTATTTATGCCAAATGAATTATGGTTAtttataattgttttttttttttttaaatgatgtcTTTTCTGAATCGTTTGGATGTTATTAAATATTAAcaagtttttagttaaaaaaaaaaacaaattattctGAGAAGTCCATTCAAATGAACTCTATAAATTATAAATAGTGAAACAAGACGTACAAAACAGAGACCATTCATCTCATTTTAAATTTAATCACAAGATAAGAGGCAATCGTATAAATTGACAAATCTTGTAGGTAGAATTATTCTCTAAACTTTTTGGAGACATAGAATGCTAATCGGAAATTCACCTTCAATTACCGACATTTATGTAAAATCGGTGACCAATAACTTTCTTCTTTTATTGGGATAGCTCATCAATAATTGGAACGGAAATAATGTGCTATGTGCACCGAcggtttatttcttttttatttttccaaaccGTAACAATGGACAGTGTTCTCTccttaatatatttataaatgaaAAACAAAACGCCAAGAAGACAATTTATTTTAAAGCAAtatgtttatgtttatttttttaactgtAAAATCCGAATTGTTGGAGAAATAAAACCTGTTATTATCATTAACAAAAAGGTTTTGGGCCAACCAATGATAAGTAAATTTGTCGGCACCTAAGGGAAAGAAAAGCCATAACTTTTGGGCCCTCTAAGCTGGCAGGGTTTGGTGAACTACCAGATTCCATGAGACAGTTTCCATTCAAATTTCGTGACCCAAAAATTGTTTTGACTTAACTATAAAATAAGGTTTGGAAAAATAaaacgccgttgccggggatcgaacCCAGGTCGTCCGCGTGACAGGCGGAAATACTCACCACTATACTACAACGACTTTGTTAATGCAATAATCTCATAAACTATATTAATCCTTTAACTTAACatgcaaaaacaataataaataattatttataaaaacttaattttgCTTAATGTGATATGTAGTTGTTACTTGTTAGTAATAAATAGTTGTACTTGATGGTTGAAGTATTTATAAAGAGATGAGAACGTTTTATGTATTGAAGCCGAAGGATTTTAATAGTAATAGTAACATTTATAAAGACAAATAACGTGTTTTGTTTGGTCAGGTTACAAATGCAATGTTAAACAGCTTCTTGACCCAAATCAACGGAACCAAATTGTTACAAGTAGTTAGCACCAGATGAGAATGAGGTTAACGGCAAAGGTGTCTGTTGAATTGAATTCCTGCATCAAACGGAAAATGAAATCATTTAATCCTCTGAACTGTGACATGTTATGTCTACATATATACTCAACAATATAGAACATGCTATGTTTAAGAAAGATATGAATTGATTAAAAGATTTAATCTATCACTAGCCCCTGCAGTTTGGATATATTGATTTGCCACTGATCAAGAATGCCAcaaagattttatttttccattttcctCCGAATAAAACGAAATATTGCCGTGTGTCGTGGCGAAGCAAAAGATAATGTAGTTTCCATGAAATAGCGTAACGTACCTCTTAAGTAATCCGGAGAGTGCAGGAAGAATCGTTTTCTTGCTTAACCTGCAAGGACTGCCTTTGATGCTCGACTCGTTGAAGCTGCGACGACAGCTGTAGCAAGTCAATCGTTGCAACATCTTCACATGAAAGGCGATCTCTAGCATTAACAAAGTCTGAACCTTGGAAAATCCGGTCTGCCATTTCTAAGTTGACAATATTGTTATTGTCTGATATAAGTATAGGACTAAGCTGGCTTCCACTTGCAGGATTCAACGTTGATGGAAACCTATCGTACACTCGGCATGAAGAAGTTTGCGAGCTCATTCCTATCTTTTCGGAGACTTGACTTATGCTGCAAGGATGGCTGTGGCTGCTTGGACTAACCATGGGGGGAACAAAGGGAATTCCGGACGACTGGCTTGAAGAGTTCTGGGATTGAGATGACAGAAGAGAGAGAGCACAACACGAGTCCGAAATTCCCGACAATCCTTGAACAGTTGATGATGTATCGAAAAGATTGAAGTCGTCACTTCCTAAGGAGCTGTTCTGAAATAGTGGTCTTGACCCTGGATGTTGGGCCGCAATGACATGCTTATATTGGTTGTTGTTTTCATACAAGATGCTTTCAGTAGTAGTGGGTGTAGCACCACTCTCATGAAGAAAGGGAAATTGTTTTCCATTGTATGAAGGGAAAAGAGATCTTGACTGAGGATGCCAAAAATCGGACCCGTGTTCTGCTTTACCGGGTTTCCAGAAGCTACTCATTCCGTATTTATCTGAATCCGAGGAGATAAAAGATGCCGATGATAGCATGGTTCCCTGGAATCTGCTATCTACAAGAACCACAAGAACTTCATAAAACTTCAAATCAAACAATTTTCAGTAATATCACTTGACAACAGAAGTAGACAAAATTGCTCACATTTCAGAATCTACAACTAAATCAATCTGCTCAATAATCCATgagtttatgaatattaaaacaACTTGAAACTTTAAAAGCTAGTAACACATCTATGTGTGGAAACTCAAATTGCttcagtttattttcttttacctCCTTTATAATAGAATTGAGAAAATGGATTGCAAAAAGTATATTATGTGTATGTGTGCACATGCAAGTGTGTGAGTATCATCATTAGTGATACAATCAAACGACGTAAAATCTAGAAATTGTTTTACTAATAATTAGGATCCATTTTGTGATTAAACAGGGAAAAATAAATAGTTTTTAAGATGAAATACCACTCAGGCGTGTGGAGACAGAAAAACATTCCCCTCAGCACcaatatttttgttgaaaaattcaGATATGGTTCACATCCATCACAAAAACACCACATAATCCTAATTAAAAAGACAAGTTCATGTGCTGTGGATGTACTTCCAAGTTCCAATTGAGAGAATCGGCATTAAAAAATCAGCATCTTCTTTTTGTGGTTTAGAAGCAGGACACCTTTTGACTAAAAAGGACAACAAACATTTCACTCATTTTTAATGAGGCTGTATAAGCTTATTAAAGGAAGCTTTTGAAAAGGCGGACGCCAACAAAGAAAGGGAACCGGATTTTCAAACAAAAGATTCTATATCTTTAAGCGAAAAATAGTGTTAGAGTTCAGAACTCAATCACATGAAGAATCCAACAAAGCTGTATCACTATCTATTTTCCGAATATATACTGTTACCACTACCACATGGATGAGGCAACCTCGCAGCCTTTCCAGAGTGAATACCTGCTTGTGGTTTTCTTCGCCGCTCGTTATGTCCTGCAAGGCGTTTGCGACAGCTGCGCTTACCATCATCGAATTCAGCCAGCAAATGAAACCTGGTTAACAAGCTAAACATTAAACATAGGCATATACAACACAACTAAGCTTCTTATTAATAAGCATAGTCATGAAAGCAAAAGCAGATCAAGCTATTCAAACCCATCAGACATACAAATAAAGAATTAAAGAGCTATATTTCGAAAGATTAAAGCTCGAAAAATTGACCAACCTACTACATTGCTGACAAAACCTTTGCTCAATGCCATTGACTATAACTACGGCAGTCTTGGAATGAACCTCACAAACTTTGTGTCTCTTGTGGTAATCTTTAGAGGAGCTGAGATCCTTGTTACAGCCATAGACTTGGCAGTAAGCAGTCTGCGAGTGCAAACCCAAAGAGCCTCGCGGTCTCTTCGGGGCCGTGGACGACACAGAAGAACACAAAACAGGTGCTCCTTTGGAAAATGATGCAACATTAACATCAGCATGATCAGCAAATCTTCcaagcttcaaatcaatgaggGAATCACGGCCACTACTGGAGTCCACAACAGTAGTAGTAGTTGTAATAGTACTATTACTACTACTTGTGATTCTTCCACCATGTCCACTACCTCCAATTAGATCATTAAACAATGGTTTCCCCAACAATTCAGGGAAACCAAGTTCTTCAAAACATTGATTGTCAAAGCTAGAACATGGGGTTTTCAGTTCCCATCCAAGGAAGGAACTTTTGCTTCTCAAAAGGGTactaggaggaggaggaggtgcaGCAGAAAGTGCATCGTTGGAGACATACCCCTTTTCTTCTTCAGTAACATAATCCCAAGAAGATTCCATTGCATGCGACAGAATCAATCAAGAGTGTAAAAGAGAACAGACACCACACCACAGCAAACAATCCACCTTCAATGGAAACAGAAACAGTGTGCTACTGCTACTACTACAGTGTGTCGTGtagagaaaaaggaaaatggaAAACTCAGCTTGAATTTCGTTGCTGCAATAATAACCCTTAGAAGCTGAAGAAGCAGCTTTGAGAGAGGAACCACTGAAGAGTCTTGCAAAAAAGTAACAAGTGCCCGCTAAAGAAAGACAGAAAAAGTTCACAAATTTACTCTACCTGAAGCTAAAAAACCTTTCTTTGAGCTCTTTGAttcattaaaaacaaaaataaaatctcttagaaataaaaataaaaccacaaaGAAGTGAAAAACTAAGTCAAGGAAAGTCAAATAGAGGAACAAGGTAAAGGGTAGCAAGAAGTATGCAAGGTTAAGCAGAAGATAGAGGAGTCTGAAGGAGGCAAAAAACGGAGTGAGTCCATGGAATTATACAGAAAGAGGAAAAAAGCATTTGAGTAAGTGAGGGAAAGGGGAAACAGCTACTTACCTGAAtgatgggagagagagagagagagagagagaaagaaagagaagagtgtACTTGTTTTGAAAGGGTCCCAAATAGTAAGAGTGGGTGTTTGTGTTGCTATTTTTGGAGAGAGACAACATGAATGGACAGCTCTTCCAAATTCTTTAATTTCTACTTTTGTTTTGGAAATGACTCTTATCATCACACCAACTTATTATTAAtcccaaatttattttcaaaatgatAAGGTTTATGTATATTGATTGTATTCCACATTTCCACTCACTCACTTTAATCATCCAATCTGATGATTATTCAAATTCAAGTGTTGCtcttaaacaaaacaaaaaaataatgataaaatatgggttttttaatatttttaattttttttatattaatctaatatttagtttgatttgattttacacttaatatttaaaataaattttaattttattattaatattaatattttttaaagccgataatcaattttttttcaattttttaattattcgtATATTATTTTGAGGTGTTTGgatgaaaaaaaaatagtgaaagtTGGGGTTAAGTGGTGAAGAAAACCAAGATTACTCT
This window contains:
- the LOC112722610 gene encoding probable UDP-arabinopyranose mutase 2, translating into MASSVLPTPLLKDELDIVIPTIRNLDFLEMWRPFFQPYHLIIIQDGDPSKKINVPEGFDYELYNRLDINRILGPKASCISFKDSACRCFGFMVSKKKYIYTIDDDCFVAKDPSGKEINALQQHIKNLLSPSTPFFFNTLYDPYAEGADFVRGYPFSLREGAPTAVSHGLWLNIPDYDAPTQLVKPMERNTRYVDAVLTIPKGTLFPMCGMNLAFDRELIGPAMYFGLMGDGQPIGRYDDMWAGWCTKVICDHLGLGVKTGLPYIWHSKASNPFVNLKKEYKGIFWQEDLIPFFQAVSLPKDCTTVQKCYIELSKQFKEKFGKVDDYFNKLADGMVTWIEAWDELNPSAAALPNGPAK
- the LOC112722612 gene encoding uncharacterized protein isoform X3; translation: MESSWDYVTEEEKGYVSNDALSAAPPPPPSTLLRSKSSFLGWELKTPCSSFDNQCFEELGFPELLGKPLFNDLIGGSGHGGRITSSSNSTITTTTTVVDSSSGRDSLIDLKLGRFADHADVNVASFSKGAPVLCSSVSSTAPKRPRGSLGLHSQTAYCQVYGCNKDLSSSKDYHKRHKVCEVHSKTAVVIVNGIEQRFCQQCSRFHLLAEFDDGKRSCRKRLAGHNERRRKPQADSRFQGTMLSSASFISSDSDKYGMSSFWKPGKAEHGSDFWHPQSRSLFPSYNGKQFPFLHESGATPTTTESILYENNNQYKHVIAAQHPGSRPLFQNSSLGSDDFNLFDTSSTVQGLSGISDSCCALSLLSSQSQNSSSQSSGIPFVPPMVSPSSHSHPCSISQVSEKIGMSSQTSSCRVYDRFPSTLNPASGSQLSPILISDNNNIVNLEMADRIFQGSDFVNARDRLSCEDVATIDLLQLSSQLQRVEHQRQSLQVKQENDSSCTLRIT
- the LOC112722612 gene encoding uncharacterized protein isoform X2, with product MESSWDYVTEEEKGYVSNDALSAAPPPPPSTLLRSKSSFLGWELKTPCSSFDNQCFEELGFPELLGKPLFNDLIGGSGHGGRITSSSNSTITTTTTVVDSSSGRDSLIDLKLGRFADHADVNVASFSKGAPVLCSSVSSTAPKRPRGSLGLHSQTAYCQVYGCNKDLSSSKDYHKRHKVCEVHSKTAVVIVNGIEQRFCQQCSRFHLLAEFDDGKRSCRKRLAGHNERRRKPQAGIHSGKAARLPHPCDSRFQGTMLSSASFISSDSDKYGMSSFWKPGKAEHGSDFWHPQSRSLFPSYNGKQFPFLHESGATPTTTESILYENNNQYKHVIAAQHPGSRPLFQNSSLGSDDFNLFDTSSTVQGLSGISDSCCALSLLSSQSQNSSSQSSGIPFVPPMVSPSSHSHPCSISQVSEKIGMSSQTSSCRVYDRFPSTLNPASGSQLSPILISDNNNIVNLEMADRIFQGSDFVNARDRLSCEDVATIDLLQLSSQLQRVEHQRQSLQVKQENDSSCTLRIT
- the LOC112722612 gene encoding uncharacterized protein isoform X1, which produces MESSWDYVTEEEKGYVSNDALSAAPPPPPSTLLRSKSSFLGWELKTPCSSFDNQCFEELGFPELLGKPLFNDLIGGSGHGGRITSSSNSTITTTTTVVDSSSGRDSLIDLKLGRFADHADVNVASFSKGAPVLCSSVSSTAPKRPRGSLGLHSQTAYCQVYGCNKDLSSSKDYHKRHKVCEVHSKTAVVIVNGIEQRFCQQCSRFHLLAEFDDGKRSCRKRLAGHNERRRKPQAGIHSGKAARLPHPCGSDSRFQGTMLSSASFISSDSDKYGMSSFWKPGKAEHGSDFWHPQSRSLFPSYNGKQFPFLHESGATPTTTESILYENNNQYKHVIAAQHPGSRPLFQNSSLGSDDFNLFDTSSTVQGLSGISDSCCALSLLSSQSQNSSSQSSGIPFVPPMVSPSSHSHPCSISQVSEKIGMSSQTSSCRVYDRFPSTLNPASGSQLSPILISDNNNIVNLEMADRIFQGSDFVNARDRLSCEDVATIDLLQLSSQLQRVEHQRQSLQVKQENDSSCTLRIT